Sequence from the Equus quagga isolate Etosha38 chromosome 15, UCLA_HA_Equagga_1.0, whole genome shotgun sequence genome:
ttcatcaacatatgtttgataggccataagtcaggctttttagttcaagctgaatccgTTTCAAACTtggttaccccatatacctcagtGTGAAAATCTCTGATCATTTCTAAATAtgcttggggaaaaaacccagctTCTGGCCCTGCCAGCAAGGCTGCTTCCCTCTCTGACAGAAGCCCCCGCTACTGTGGTGTTAACTGAATCTGGCTCTCAGCACATTTGCTGGTCCCTGGCCGGGCCTTTACTCGTTGCAACCGCTGTCTCCTGCTCGGAAAGCTGCAGGTCTCAGCTCAGTGCCCTTGCTCTGAAAGgctttctccttcctcattttccAGCCAGTGACTCTATGTGTAGCTTCTGTATAGGTCTATTTACTCCTAGGCAATTACCCAAGTGAAATTAATATCTATATCCACACTAAAGCTTGTACCTGAAGGGATATAGTGACTTTACTCGTAATTGCACCaaacaggaaacaacccaaatgcccctCACTGGGCGAGTGGGTAAATAAACTGGGGGACATTCATACAAGGGATGCCTCCTctgtaataaaaagaacaaacaactgaTCCAAGCAACATGGATAATATCTtaagagcattatgctaagtggaaaaggccagacacaaaagcctatatattgtatgattgcatttataagAAGTTCTGAGAAAGACAAAACTATCGGAACAGGAAACACATCATCGGTTGCCAGGGCTGGGTGAGTGGGGGACAGCTGATGACTAAGAGGCTTGGGGGAATTTTGTGGGGTGACAGAACTGTTCTggatcttgactgtggtggtggtcacCCAACTGTGTACCTCTGTTAAGACTTGCAGAACTGTACACTAAGGAGATTCAGAACAAAGCCCCCAGCCTCACGGAGCTTTCCATTCCATCCGGGAAGACAGTAAACAAAAACTAGGAGCAATAATAGAAACGAACATTTATTCAGAGCATGGAAGCACTTCTCACACGTCCTCTCAATTAATCCTCATGGGGCTCTCATGGCATATGTTTTATagtccccattgtacagatgaggcaattcaagcccagagaggttaagtgacctgtaGGAGCCACACAGTtggagtggaggagacagaaatggAAGCCGGGGTCGGACTGCAAGAACTCATGCTCCTATCTGCGACAATAGGCCGGTGACCCAACTCCCTGTCAGAATGCCAAATTAATCCTTAGGGAGAGGTGACGCCGAACAACAGCTCCCAAACCCCAGATGTTCCTTAAGAGATGCAGAACAAGCAGTTACATAGAAACAAGCAGTGCTTGCACTGCGCCGGGAAGGCCAACAGGTGGCGCCAGGAGGCCGCCCACCACCTCGTTTTGCAAATTCGCCCGCCTCTCGGTTTGCGTCGGAAATCGACCCGGAAGCAGTACTGCGGGCCGGGTGagtgctttctctctcctgcGCGCCCTCCCTGCAGCGTTTGCAGGACTGGGAGCTGCGCGGGTGCTGTCCGCGGTTTTAAAGAGAACCCCTGCCatccccccccaaccccaccccctcccccaccccgcgcACGAGtcaaaattcttcttttctaTCAGAATTCGGCGTGCGCCTGTTTGACCACGTTTAACTGGTTTCCATTTAGATTCAGAATCATCGATTTGAGGATCACCGTACTTACCTATTTTAATCCTGGCGTGGGAGGGCCGGTCAGTTACGGGTGGGAAGGAATTAGCGACACTGCTTTTCTGGGTGACGTGGAGCaaaccccttctcctctcccggtgtcagtttccccatctataaaagtGACCGTTTGGATCACACAGTTTCCAAATTTGCCGGTGGCATGTGAATTCCCAGGGgtggtttctttaaaaacagattcCTGGGGGTGGGATGCAGGCAATTGGGCTTTTGCAATATAGccagctgattctgatgcatTGCCAGGAGAGGAGTGGGGGGCCCCCGGACCATCCCGGGGACCCTTCCAGCTTTAACGTCCTCTACTTCCTCTCTAGGACATGGTGTTAAACATGGAAACTTAGACACAGTGAGGTGTGCCGCTGTGGCACCACTTTGCCACCGAGCAGATTTTTGCATCTGGGTGAGACCCTGGGCAATCTCTGTCTTTGCCCTGCACCAGCTCCCAAGTCTTTGCTTTGTGGAGACAGGATGGACAGATTCCTGGTGAAAAGCGCTCCCCGGGGCCTTTTGGGAAAGAGGCAGCCAGCGCAGACCGGAGGAGGCCCAGCAGCATTGGGAGACGGGGAGGAAAGCAGCAGGAAAAGGCCCAGGAGAGAAACTCCGGAGAACGGAGTGGACATGGCAGGGCTCAGCTGGCAGCGCATTCGAGCCGAGGGCCTGGACTGCGATTACACAGTCCTGTTTGGCAAAGCCGAAGCAGACGAGATTTTCCAGGAGTTGGAGAAAGAAGTGGAATATTTCACAGGTAAGCAGAGGACTGCATGGCGTGTGCTGAAGGCTTGTTGGATAGAACTGGGGGTCTGCATTTAGAGAAATCTGAACTCGGGGGCCATTGGTTACTGATGAGTTTGTTAACTGATTCAACACATATTCCCTGGGCACCTCTGGGCCAAGCTCCTCGCTAGGCACTTGGgatataaactggaaaaaaacaggaTTGCCTGCCCACTAGGAGCTGACATGACCAGAGCCAGTCTCTGCCTGGCTACTgattagaatcatctgggaaaattggaggaaaaaaggatGCTGGGTTCTACCcaagacccactgaatcagagtAGCTCGAGGTGCAGCCCGGGCATCAGCGTCTTTAGAAAGCTTcctggtgattctaatgtgcagccaaggctgagaaccccTGGTCAAACAGGAGAGATGGCAAATAACCAGGTAATCCGTGCGCACAGGCGTTCCCAGCACCACCTGGAGGACTTTGTTGCTTGTGGGAACTCAGATTGCTGGGCACACCCCGCAGTCTAGCATCtgagtttccaggtgatgctgcaGGTCTGGGGACCACACACAGAGAGGCAGTGCAATGTGGCAGGCACTTAGAGGCATAGAGGAGCCCACAGGAGACCCCAGCCTACAGCCTGAGCTGCGTTAGCTCCATCTTTCATGGGCCCCACAACCTTAGGCCCCACAGTTGGCAAAATCACCCTTGTGTGTGACCTGACTTCATCATACTTGCATTTCAGCCTCTTTATTCTGCCTGTCCTGTAGGTAAGGCAATTAAGTTAGTGCTTTTAAAGAAATCGGACAAGACCATGTTTCTCTAAGCCTAGGACGAGAATCGCTGTTCTTACGTGAACATCTTGGCTGAGCCGTAATGATTTTCGAGAAGGGGGTCCTGGGTTAGGGCATTCAGTGTTActcctgtttttcttccctttccatcCTGAATACTTAGGGAACGAGTGTGGGGCGCCCGCCTGCCTGGTTTCCTGAGCTGCCATGTTTCATTTGTGCAGGTGCACTGGCCAGGGTGCAGGTGTTTGGGAAGTGGCACAACGTGCCAAGGAAGCAGGCGACGTACGGCGACACTGGGCTGACCTACACCTTTTCGGGCCTCACTCTGTCCCCGAAGCCCTGGATCCCAGTGCTGGAGCGCATCCGGGATCGTGTTTCTTTGGTGACTGGAAAGACCTTCAACTTTGTGCTCGTCAACAGGTGACACCCTGcctattttgtagtttttagacCAGTGGACTGAATTTTATAAATCTTCCATTTCTCCCAAAAGGAAGAGGTTAGGATTCCACCATATTTTATTCGTTTGTACCACAAATAATGCTTTAGTGTAcgagggaggtgggagaggaaccGCACCAGCAGTCAGTCGTGAGCAGGCGTGGAGCTCACGCCACAGTGGGGAGTGAGAGAGGATTGATGAGCACACAGTTAAACACGATCATTGCAGACATTTACAAGTATCTTGAAGAAAATGAACCAGGCTGATTTGACTAAGAATGGCCAGGAGGAAGGGGTCTGGGTTTAGGGAGGGTTTCTCAACAGCAGTGCTATTGTTTTGCGCCAGATAATTCTGAGGTGGGGGCCGTCCTGGGCATCGTAGGAtgtggcctccacccactagatgccagtagcgcCCCCTCCCCAGTCATAGCACCGGAAGGctctccagacattgcccagtCCCCTAAGGTGGGGGCAGACCCGCCCTGGTTGACAACCTCGGGTTTAGGGGAAGGCGGTCAGAGGAGGGCTCAGTCaggtggtgacatttgagctgataACTGAATGGAGACAGAGCGTGAGCCACACAGAATGTGGAGCAAGAGCCGTGGAGCTCGGAGGGTCTGTGGAGTGGAAACCCCATGGATACTGCCAGAAAGCAGTGGTTCGGGGCAGGGGGTATGGGCCGGGCTCAGACTGCGAGGAACACAGATTTCACTCTAGGTGGAGGGAGAAACCATTTTATGCGATAAAGGTTTACGTGGATCAACAAGGAGAGTCTTTGGGTGTGTGAGGTTGTAAAGCGTATGATCAAATAGGACTAGGTAACCGAGTGAAACTGCTCCAGGCTCGGCTGCTCTGTAGCAGCAGAGGCGGCCCTCCGGCCCTGGGGGGGACAGCATGCTCGGAGCCCGGTTCTGCATCATGAGGAAACGAGGACCCTGCAGTTGCTGGCACGCCTTGGGGGGTGCTGTTCCGTGGACGGGCTCGCTCTCCCGTTGCAGGTATAAAGATGGCCGAGACCACATTGGCGAGCACCGAGATGACGAGAGAGAGCTGGCTCCTGGGAGCCCTATCGCCTCCGTGTCCTTTGGGGCCTGCAGAGACTTCTTCTTTCGGCACAAGGATGCTCGAGGGAAAAACCCTTCCCGGCGGGTGGAGGCAGTCAGGCTTCCGCTGGCCCACGGGAGCTTACTTATGATGAACCCCCCCACCAACACTCACTGGTACCACAGCCTCCCCGTCCGGAAGAAGGTTCTGGCTCCACGGGTCAATCTGACATTTCGTAAAATTGTGCCGACTAAAAAGTAAACTTCTTGTTAACAGTTAgtacttctgttttctcctttcctctactCAGGGAGCTGGCATTTCCTTTACCAACACGGAAAGAAAGGGTTTAACCAGAGTGTCGGGCTTATTACATAACAATGCAGAATTCAGAAAGATAATGTTTGTATCAAATTGGAAAATTATGAAGGAATATCAGttgattttttcctaaaaaatgattcttttattGCTATAATACACAGCAGATACAAAAAGTACCTTTAGCAAATACAGAAATCAGCAGTTGTTATAGCATAAACTACTAGTTTAACTTAAGTTTTTGCAAAATGATGCTACTTTGTAAATAACTTAAAACTAAAGATCAGATTATTTGGCTGCTCCTTAATGCCtaataatttacaaaatgagGAAGTCAGCTGTAAGTCAGGTAAGAGACTTTGCACAGGTGCCATTCACATTTACGAGCCTGGTTCAAACCCTGGCCTCTGACCAAAGATCCGCTTACAACGAGCCGTTCAAAGGATTAGCCCCTTTCTGCCGCCCTCTCTCTTATGGCAGATTTCCAAGAGGCGGCAGTGGCGAGGCGGCAGTGGCCAAACAGCAGTCACTCAAAGCCTCAACCTTGCGACGCAGCGTAAGGGCACTTGCTCCACCAGGCTCAGGTAGACCCGGCACGCTCGCTTCAACATCAGAGCCGGGGGCAGCCGTGAACCCCTCAGACGCATCAAGCTGCTCCTTTCCCCCTCGTGTTCGCGGCCTGAGGACCTTCCCAGTATGTCCTGTCAAAAGTGAGGGTTCCGAGTCCTCAGGATGCACCGCAGGCCCTGCGGGATGGTGGGCGCCTGGGCCTCTGGCGCTGTTGGCTGACACCGAGGCATTGTCTAGAAGTGTCTGCCGGCTCGCCTCCACCAGAGAAAGCACAGTTCTTAGCTTTATCTCAGGCGACCTTTTGGGCAGGTCTGATTCCAAATCTTATTTCTGAAGAGTCAGTTTGAAAGTgatatccttttattatttttaaataaaaaaatctagcTAAAACATAGATGCTTTTGTGTCATCAAAAttcctgcagccctggggccggcccggtggcgtagcggttaagttcacacgttctgcttcggcggcctggggtccgtgtgttcggatcccgggtgtggacatggcaccgcttgacaagccgtgctgtggcaggcgtcccacatagaaagtagaggaagatgggcacgatgttagctcagggccactcttccaaaaaaataaaaaaaattccttcgGGCCTGGGCTGCATTCATGAGTCTTAGCTGAAGAGGGAGCAGCATGTGGCCGACAGTGCTTGTTATTAGACTACCGGAAACGAACACACTTAGAACATGGACCTCTAACAAAATGACAGTACTAGATGTCAGCTGTggttatatgtttaaaaaaagagaaacttctgtcttcttttgctgGCCTTTGATGGTAATCAAATCTAACCATTCGCTTTAGAAACAAGGAAACAGGTCCAGACAGACCGCAGCCCGTGGCCGGCCCCTTCCTGCCCACTCCAGCCCTCGGGCAAGGCAGGGATTGTCTTTTCACACAGCCCCAGCTCCACCTGTCAACCTGGAGCGCTCTCTCTGCGTGGCAATAAACCAACAGATGAGGATGACCGTCCAGTGATCTCTGTAGGAAAGGGTTTCTCCGGAGCAGAGGAGTTGGAGCGTCGCACGGGTGCCGCTCAGTTTTGGGGTGCTGTGATCTCACCTCTGAGTCCAGTATATGAAAGGCAAGCGCAGCGGGAAGCGGTTTGTTGATAACTGACAGAAGGGATGGGTCTCGCCGAGGGGCAGGTTTGGCAGATGAACTTTCAGCACATAGAAAGAATTGGAAGATtagaaaaagacatacaaaaaggGAAGGCAGCTGTTCTTTAGGCGTCTAACTGTTCTTCTGCTGTCCGTTGAGTAACTTGGAAGAAACAGagcttttcaaaaattgtttatatGACTCTTTGATAAGGAATATTTTCCAGAATGGACGTGCTACAAAAGCAATCAAAAGTGAAAGGcactttttcttctaaattgttgCCTTTAATAATTTCACTAATTCTTATCAACCATTTTTATGGGcctgcttattaaaaataaaagatctatGCTGAAACATCAGAGGATCAGACAAAGTTAACTCTCCTCTGAGAACACCTACCATGTTAGAATATAAAAAAGGTGGCTTCCGGagtctgatttcttttaattacCTGTATCGGGCGAGTAAAAAGACGCTGTAGACACAATGAATGCTTTCCTAACACGACACCTTCAGTGCAGGCTAGCAGAGCTGTTCAGGGAGCCTGATTTGGTTTGAATTGGGGCCACTGGGTCCTGTGTGGAGCCTGCTCTTAGAACACACCAGAAGGCTAACGGACACTAGTGGGGCTgttgcacacacacagacacacacacacagtctgagTCCGCCTTTCTCCTGGCGCATGTGGACAGCGCCATCAGCTCAGCTCTGGGGCCGGGCTGGGTCACTCCTCAGACTTGTACTCCGGACTCTGCTGCTGCGTCCTGGACAGAACACGCTCGTAGAACAGCAGGTAGGCGCTGGAGGACAGGACCTCCTGCAGGCTCGCCTTGCGGACGCTGTCATCAGAAATCCACAGCCACTGGCTGCTGGTGGAGAGAGGGTTCTTGGCGGAAGGTGGGGACCGTCGGTAAGTCACAAAGTGTCCAGAGTGCATGTCTCCATGGTGGACGACGACTGCCATCAGCCGGAAGAGGTACGAGGAGGAGCTGGATGGTAGGAACAAATGCCAGTGCTTTACAAACACAGCAAAGGAGGTTTACGGgcagaaacaaaaagtaaaagaatccTAGATGACAGGGGACTGAGACAACGGTCCATCCAGACAACTGAACACTATCCAACCACTCAAGTACGGACCGGCTTTCCCGGCATGGGGAGACGTCCATCCTATGAGTGTGTGTACTGTGTGTCTCTGatattgtgtgtatgtacacacatacactcagCTTTCCAGAGCGGACGACCTTAAAGATTTAACTGGTGATCTATAGGTGGTATCCCAagaaatttaaagttttcttgTTTATACAAACATTCATACATCTAGacagacatacacatatatttaaattgtatgtacttttataattcttatttttaaagtgatttccATTTTGGACAAAAACAAATGGGTGAATGTGTAATAGTGAAAGTCTACCttaaaaacgaaagaaaaaattaatctctgcatttttattcatttctgtagaAGCTAATTTTGGAAACCAAGAGAAACAGCCTACAGTGAATGAAGAATGTGCTCCTAAAGAGAGGCTCACCTGTAGTCAGGAAGAactgggagggggaagggcatCGGGGTTGGCAGCGTAGGCAGTAAAGATGGGGAGCAGGCGCCATTcataaaaatttgtgttttggGGCCCCCAGGCTGATTCAGAACTGCAAGAGAAAAAGGCCCGAGGCAATTAAAGTCAGCGGTGGCTTTGGGTAAATAAAACATGGTTTTGATTACCTTGAAATTTAATTGCCTAATAAtgctacaaagaaaaaacaagtgtttGATTTTGTATTACACTGATTCAtaaaatttcctccctttttatcCGACTGCTTTAATCCTCAGCAGGAAGAGTGCACTGAGCTCCTGGTCTACCGCTCACGCTGACAGCTCTGTGCATCTGTGAGGCCTCTATCCCTGTTTGCCAGACACGTGTCAGTTAAGCAGCAGCTAATTGACTGGCATTCTGACCTAAaccaaggtttctcaaccttgacactattgacatttggcgctggataattctttgttgtgaggggctgtcctgtgcattgtaggatgtttaacagcatccctggcctccacccactagataccagtaacACCCTtcttccagttgtgacaaccaaatatGTCACCCGCCATTGCCCAattcccctggggggcaaaagtccctgttgagaaccactgatctaaaccttctctcttctttaattGTTAGCTTCTGAGGAATACCAACATGTAAGCACGTTAATCTATGTTTGTGGGTGTAGATAAAGTAATTAAGGAgacatcttcatttctcttcctttcacgTGTCATATTTGGGGCCTTTAAGCACCAAGTAGTTCGCTGATGGCCTCTTTAGCCCCAGCCACCATGCTTTGAACACGAGCAGAGCTGCACCTgacccaggagaggaggaagctaGGGTGAAGAGATCCTGGGTTTAAAACGGGCCAAGGACTGAGCCCTCTTCCTGCCCGAGCTGTCCCTGACGCTGATCCCTTGACCCGTGGAGAAAGGGCAAAACAGGCTCCCTAGGAGTGACATCCTGCCAGGCATGCAATTGTGGATGCAGAGAAGAATAAAAGTAGCAaggggagcagggggcagggaagaCAGTCCTGACGTGCGGGGGCAGCACGCGGACAGTGAGTTTGGGCTTGGCGCCCGAGGTCGgtgggtttcctcatctgtaactgTAAAGAACCCAATACATTATGCAAGGTACTTCACAAACTGCCCCAACACCACCATCTAGGGCCAGTGCTCCCACCTGCTGTTTGCCCTTGGACCAGTCATTCAGCCTCTTGGAGCCTCGACTTTCTCCTCAGAAAGACTGAGGGTAAGAATGGCCCCCTTGCTTCCCCGGGACGTGATTCAACGAGGAACCTCAGGTGAGGACGGTGATGGAATCAGATAAGTAACTCAGTAAAGAGGAAGGATCAGCGCAAATAAGACGTTCAGAGATCTTTAACAGGACGTGTCCTCCCCACATTTCCCGTATAAACGAGGTGACTGTGCTGggggagcaaaaggaagaggagaagttCACTGCAATGACGTGAGCCGATGCTTGTTTGGTCAAGAGACCAGAAAGCAAGACTGCGATCTTAAGCTTTCCTGCctatattttttcatctgtaatagAGGTTTTAAAACTACACATCTCATGACTATATAGCTTTAACCTCTTTTAAGAAatcttccctctcccaccctcaaTCTGCTGTTCTCAAGAATTTAAGCAAACGCTGTACACGCTTCGCCCTCACGGCACAAGagaccaggaggtggggatgcCGGTGTCCTTGTCTGTGTGCTGCAGGGTCCTGCTGCCTCGCGTCCTCGGGCACACACCTGATCTGGGGGCTGCCGGCCCGTCCTGCAGTTCCACCGCAGGCCCCGGGTTCTCCTTCAGTTTCGGGCCACGCTGACCAGGTTTATGTCCGAGGAGGTGGTACTTGT
This genomic interval carries:
- the ALKBH2 gene encoding DNA oxidative demethylase ALKBH2, with the protein product MDRFLVKSAPRGLLGKRQPAQTGGGPAALGDGEESSRKRPRRETPENGVDMAGLSWQRIRAEGLDCDYTVLFGKAEADEIFQELEKEVEYFTGALARVQVFGKWHNVPRKQATYGDTGLTYTFSGLTLSPKPWIPVLERIRDRVSLVTGKTFNFVLVNRYKDGRDHIGEHRDDERELAPGSPIASVSFGACRDFFFRHKDARGKNPSRRVEAVRLPLAHGSLLMMNPPTNTHWYHSLPVRKKVLAPRVNLTFRKIVPTKK